One window from the genome of Penaeus monodon isolate SGIC_2016 chromosome 4, NSTDA_Pmon_1, whole genome shotgun sequence encodes:
- the LOC119571507 gene encoding uncharacterized protein LOC119571507 isoform X1 gives MKTLTILLLAALAVVASGMNHNKHNEIHSALHEAKQICMEILMPSEEEMSSMKEKMKECLGNEGHAHLTSHPVLASDMIPDLKHVLCFREELKGITAESRIKVSICALQDHGVLDGEELNVPKVMEMLWTKINATQNSEAREFLTEAISELPELPRQPDMLHFIEVKKSLMNSCVMNMAMNIAEEALTRNCPGQN, from the exons ATGAAGACGCTGACGATCCTGTTGCTGGCGGCACTCGCTGTAGTCGCGAGCGGAATGAATCACAACAAACATAACGAAATCCACAGCGCTCTTCATGAAG CTAAACAAATATGCATGGAAATTCTGATGCCATCCGAAGAAGAAATGAGtagcatgaaagaaaaaatgaaggaatgccTCGGAAATGAGGGCCACGCCCATTTGA CTTCACACCCTGTCTTGGCTTCTGACATGATTCCCGACCTGAAGCATGTGCTGTGCTTCCGCGAAGAACTCAAAGGTATCACGGCCGAAAGCCGGATAAAAGTGTCGATATGCGCCTTACAAGATCATGGAGTCCTG GATGGCGAGGAGCTCAACGTACCTAAGGTCATGGAAATGCTGTGGACAAAGATTAATGCAACACAAAATTCAGAAGCAAGAGAGTTCTTAACAGAAGCCATTTCCGAGCTGCCTGAGCTGCCCAGACAACCTGAC ATGCTACATTTCATCGAGGTCAAGAAGTCCCTCATGAACTCCTGCGTTATGAACATGGCTATGAACATAGCCGAGGAGGCACTAACAAGGAACTGTCCTGGCCAAAATTGA
- the LOC119571507 gene encoding uncharacterized protein LOC119571507 isoform X2 codes for MKTLTILLLAALAVVASGMNHNKHNEIHSALHEAKQICMEILMPSEEEMSSMKEKMKECLGNEGHAHLTSHPVLASDMIPDLKHVLCFREELKGITAESRIKVSICALQDHGVLDGEELNVPKVMEMLWTKINATQNSEAREFLTEAISELPELPRQPDMLHFIEVKKSLMNSCVMNMAMNIAEEALTRNCPGQN; via the exons ATGAAGACGCTGACGATCCTGTTGCTGGCGGCACTCGCTGTAGTCGCGAGCGGAATGAATCACAACAAACATAACGAAATCCACAGCGCTCTTCATGAAG CTAAACAAATATGCATGGAAATTCTGATGCCATCCGAAGAAGAAATGAGtagcatgaaagaaaaaatgaaggaatgccTCGGAAATGAGGGCCACGCCCATTTGA CTTCACACCCTGTCTTGGCTTCTGACATGATTCCCGACCTGAAGCATGTGCTGTGCTTCCGCGAAGAACTCAAAGGTATCACGGCCGAAAGCCGGATAAAAGTGTCGATATGCGCCTTACAAGATCATGGAGTCCTG GATGGCGAGGAGCTCAACGTACCTAAG GTCATGGAAATGCTGTGGACAAAGATTAATGCAACACAAAATTCAGAAGCAAGAGAGTTCTTAACAGAAGCCATTTCCGAGTTGCCTGAGTTGCCCAGACAACCTGAC ATGCTACATTTCATCGAGGTCAAGAAGTCCCTCATGAACTCCTGCGTTATGAACATGGCTATGAACATAGCCGAGGAGGCACTAACAAGGAACTGTCCTGGCCAAAATTGA